DNA from Fusarium falciforme chromosome 7, complete sequence:
ATGGCATCGAGGACGCCGGAGCCAACGAGGCCCGTCGCCCCAGTAAGGATTAGATGCATGATTTCAGGGATGGGTTCGAAAGCATGACAAGAAGCAGTCTAAGTATCAGAAAGGACAAAGCCGGATGGtaagtttaaataagaaCCATGACATGGCGCGAGGAGTGACGGGCAACGCTCAAGGCTACGATTCAGGGATGGCTCTACATGGACTAGTTGGCCCACCATTGGTATCAAGGTCAGGGGGGTAAGCAAGCTGCATCGACTAGTCAGGGCCCCATACTTCAGATATGGATAATTATCAAGCGATCGATTTGGACCTTTCAGGTCGTATGGAATAGTACCTCTCTATTGTACATAAACGGCCAGCAGTTCAGCCCCTCCCAATAGGCCGGGAAGCCTTTTGCCACGCAATGTGAGCGAATGAGGCAACCATGGGTCCAGACACGCCCGTCTCCTTTGGATCCTCCCCAATCATGGTGGCGGGGAAGCCAGGGTCGAATTCCTTGACACCCTCAAGGTACTGGATTTGCTCATCAGTCAGATGAATGCTCAGTGACTTGATGTTATCTTGCAACTGCTCAACCTTGCGAACGCCAACCAGCGGAATCACGTTCCTTGTCTTCTGTGAGATGTACGCCAATGCAATCTGCTGGATGCTTTCGGTGCCGTGCTCAGCTGCCACCTTTTCCAGGGCCTCGCTGATCTTGCGTTCATCCTCGGTCTGCTCTGGACCATGAATCGCCCTGAGACCCTCACCAGCCTGCTTACGAGCCTCAAGTTGCTTTTTGGTCTGAAGTCTACCTCCCCCGAGAGCATCCCAGGCACAAAGCGCCATGCCGAAATGCTGGGCCATGGGGATGATGTCCCGTTCAAAATCACGTCGCATGATGTTCCAGCGACCCTGATACACGCTGAAGGGGGTCTTTCCATGGGCCCTGGCGTACGTATTGGCAGCCGCGACAACCCAAGCAGGCGTATCTGAGATACCAAGGTAGAGAACCTTGGATTGCTGAACAAGGACGTGAAGGGCGTCCATGACCTCCTCCACCGAGGTAGAGAAATCCCACATATGGACAAAAAGCAGATCGACATAGGTGGTCTGTAGCTTTTCGAGGGAGGCCTGGAGCGACAGGAACATGGACTTCTTGTGGTTTCCAGAGTAATTGACAGTCCTTCCAGGACCAAGATCGAAGAGGCGGTAGTCACCCGTGTACTTGGTGGCCACGACCATCATGTCACGGTTGTCTCGTGAAGCCATCCACTTCCCGAGGATAGCCTCTGACTGCCCATTCTGGTAAACGTTGGCACAGTCGATGAAGTTGCCGCCAGCTTCGGCAAACGCGTCAAGGATCTTGAAGCTTTGCTCCTCGTCAACGCTTGTGGATATATCAGCCCAGGCAGTGCCAAAGGTTCCGGTACCCAGGCAGAGGGGAGACACGCGGGCTCCAGCAGTAGAGGAAAGGATTCGATAGCGACCCAGCTCGGTGGGAGGCTCAGGGCAACCTTTAAGGAAATCAGACATGATGGGTTGGTTCGTCAGAGAGATTTATGGCTTTGGATGAGTGGTTGTTGGGCTTTTGGTGCTAATGAAATCTGGAAGAATGCAAAGGCAACACAACACAAGACTTTATAAGAGTCAAGAGGCAATGTTTACACGTCATTCGACTGCTCCTGGCATAAAAAAGAGCGCGTAGGCCTCCGAGGCTCGGGACAGAAGACTCTCCCAAACCCGCGCCTGGAATAGTTTTCGTGCTTCCGCAGTATCACGTACGGGCCTTGGACTGATTCTCAACCTCAAAAGAGCCAAGAATCAGGTCAGAGCAGCAGGGGTGTAAGCAAAATGCAGGACGGCACGGTTGAAGGTGGACCTGCGCCAGATCAGCCAAGTGCCTGAGTTGAACCTTCACCCCCTAATGGGCGTTAGCTTTCTAACAGATGTCACATGGCATACCGCCTGATCCCATTCACGGTCAAAGAGCTGAAGATGGAGGGCGTACGTCGCCTTGAGAGGTATAGTCAGAAGAATCTTGCCCAGGTCCACCAGTCACCTCCATTTCATCTGGCTGCTGTTACATTACCGTGTAAGAACATGTGAGACTTCTACAATATTCTCCAATTTGATGCATTAATTACCCCTCATACGTGGATTATGGAAATGTAGCTTAGCAAGTCGTGATCTTTTAGGAAACCGTGTTGCTGGCTGATGTTCCGTAGGTGCATAGTAACTAGAAGATCTACAAATGACCAAGATTACCGACATAATAAGTACACATGGGTGCCCCATCCCTCATTCTCCGTCTAATCACGACCAGCTGATCTTCACACAATCGTTTCAACATGCCCCTCGAGCTGCTTTTGGATAAACTCAAACATCCCCTCCTGAAGGTCATGATTCTGAGCAAGTTTGGAGCCGGTTTCAGCTTTGCCAATAGGACCATAGTACTGTCCGCTCTTCGCATCGGGGCTCACAGCTGTGTAGATCTGAGAAAGAGCACCCTTCTCTACAGGAGTTGCAAACATTATGGCAACGTTAAGGAACGGCTTGAGGAAAAATCCGGTCGAAGCGTGATGAAGATTGGTGGCCACCATTCCTGGGTGGACGGGGATGATCTTGACCTCTTTTTCTCGCTCGGCCAGTGCCTTGGAATAATGAAGATCGGCGAGCTTTGAGATGGTGTATCTCTGAGTCGTCGCTCGGTCGGACATGGTTGTTCGGAACTCGTCAAACTTGTAAATGTCCGTAGGGGCTCGGGCGTGAGCAGCCGAAGAGAGCATGACTACACGAGTTTGCTTGTTGACCTTGGCAGTACTGCGCAAGATTGGAAGCAAAAGCTGTGTGAAAAGAGCAGGGCCGAGAACATTGGTTCCGAATTGGATTTCGTACCCGTCTTTTGTGAGTCCCTCGGGTGTCATCATGATGCCGGCATTGTTGACGAGAATATCCAAGCGGGTTTCTCGACTGAGGAACTCTGCCGCAGCAGCTTTGACGCTGTCAAACGAAGCCAAATCGAGTTTCAAGAAGACAATGTCGCTCGCCGTGAGGTTGGCATGTCTAAGCTCCTGGATCGCTTTGTCGGCCTTTTCCTGAGACCGAGCAGCCAGGTAGATTCGAGCTGGGTTGTGTTGACTGAGCTGCCGAACTGtttcaaggccaagaccaacatTGCCTCCAGTGACAATGATGACCTGGTTGCTGAGGTCTGGGATATCACTCGAGGAGAAAGGCGCCATTGAGAGGTTCTGTAGGAATGCGAAGGGGTGTAGATGTGCGTTGTAAACTTGAACTGAAAATAACAGACAAAATTAAACAAAGATGCGAAGGAATGAATGCAATCGAAAGCCCAGGCCATTGATATACAACGGATGTGGCCATTATCGGAGTGTATATGGCCCCGAACGAGGCGAGACAGTCTCGGTGTGGCCATTGCGTGGACAAGGGCGTAAGCAAAGTGCAGCCGACGCTAGAAATTTGGCTGTCTCCATAAAAACTTGAAAAAGACAAGGGCATAAGCAGAGTGCGTCCGTTCGAACGGCTGTGGACTGACTCGGGGGCATCTCCACAGAGCCGGGCTAGACTTTAAGTTGCACCCGCGCCGCTAAAACTCCGAATGGTAATTATGCACATCATGGTTTTATCACGGCCATGAAAGCCCTATTAGCACAATTAGAAGACTGACTTCATGTTACTCCTGAAACCGGCTGATACCATCTCAGTCAAGGCCGAACATATATATTGACGGCAGTTCCTACTCCTCAGGTCACAAACCTGGCGAGAGGGGAGAAATAGCAAGAAGCCAAGAAGCATCATCTGAAATCACTACGTAAGTCCCAGATAGTTAGGAAAAAAGGAGCGTGAGATAAGTCGATCTCAAGAGTAAGGAACAACAAAAGGGCCTAGCCAAACACTACCGTCAGCAAATCTTAGAAAACCCAACTATAACACTTACAAATCCTCTCATAGCTCGatcttctaggttaataccAGTAGTAACAGGGAACCAGGACAACTTGGTTAACCACGAATGGGGCAAAGAAATActgcatcatctccatctccttctgggCTCTTCTCAAACGTCTCTCTTCGGACTTGATTGCTTCCAGCATTGCATTCTGCATCCAGTACTGCATCACCAACTGAGCAGTCAGACGCTGTACCATGTAGTCATCATGCGTCGGCTTCTTTGTTGCAATCCTCGGTGGTTTCTGTGGAGGCTTGACAACTGTGGTCGACTTTGGATAGATGGCCATGAGGAACTTCTTGTCGCCTTCAGACAACTTAGTCGCTAGGGGCACATATGTGACGAGGCTGTGAGTATCTCCTTGATCAACTGGATAGTGCATTATGGACTCTGGGTCATATGCAGCAGGCTTCACCCCCTGGGTCAACCTGTCAAAGTTGTCGTGAACCTTCTCAGCGCTCCAACCATACTTTGCTTGGATGACCTGCATGTTCCAGTTGACTTTGCATTCAGGATGTTGATGCTCATGCTGCATGCCCAGGGCATGGCCGAACTCATGCAAGATGTCGTACTGTCTCTTGGCTCGTCTCGCTTCTGCTCCCATACTAGAGTCCCGATGCATGTTGAGCCACATGGTTGGCTCTCTGCGATGGTTCTCAGCAGAACGGCCTATAAGACATTTTGACTCGTTGGTAAAGGTAATGCGGATATCGGAGTGTTCGGGATCGCCCGGCTCAAGAAACTTGAACCGTAGGCGCATCGGGATCGAGTTGTAGTGCTCTGTCACGCACTTCTTGACCGTGTCTTGGTCGAATTTGTCGCCATTTAGGAAACGCACTCTCAAGTTGCACCTCTCATTAGGCCACAGGACATTGCTCTTTGCAAGTCCGAGTTTTGCGCCATCCGAGGAAGATTTTTGTCGGAGTTGAGGGATTGACTTGTGTTGGGATCTAGAGGCAGTGTTTGATCGGCTTGAGCTTGCATGTCGTTGACTGAGATGTCGGAGTTGATCCATATCGAAATCGTAAGAATCAGAGTCTTCAGACTCAGGCTCGGACTCGGAGCTTTCAGAGTCGTAGCTATCCGACTCGAAACAGCAGCAAATGTCGTCTTCGTCACAGAAGCATAGCAGATCGTCGTCAATCCACTCAATGTATCCGCTCATGGCAAGGACGCAGGCAGCACGAGTTTGTCTCTTTTGGGTTAACAGGGAGAAGGAACTGTAAAGTTGTGACGGAACAGAAAGTAACACGACTAACGGGGAAGAAATACCTCAGGATGCCTTTGTCAAAAGTGTAAATGGTCCGCGTACCAAAGGTCCCGACTCCTCCAATCGACATGATTAGTATTTTCAGGCGTCATtcaactaaggcataatacatGCCACGTCGGATAACCATGCATCAAGATCCAATCAGTGCTGATGCTGGAGCGCCTCAATG
Protein-coding regions in this window:
- a CDS encoding Putative aryl-alcohol dehydrogenase AAD14 translates to MSDFLKGCPEPPTELGRYRILSSTAGARVSPLCLGTGTFGTAWADISTSVDEEQSFKILDAFAEAGGNFIDCANVYQNGQSEAILGKWMASRDNRDMMVVATKYTGDYRLFDLGPGRTVNYSGNHKKSMFLSLQASLEKLQTTYVDLLFVHMWDFSTSVEEVMDALHVLVQQSKVLYLGISDTPAWVVAAANTYARAHGKTPFSVYQGRWNIMRRDFERDIIPMAQHFGMALCAWDALGGGRLQTKKQLEARKQAGEGLRAIHGPEQTEDERKISEALEKVAAEHGTESIQQIALAYISQKTRNVIPLVGVRKVEQLQDNIKSLSIHLTDEQIQYLEGVKEFDPGFPATMIGEDPKETGVSGPMVASFAHIAWQKASRPIGRG
- a CDS encoding Peptidase M12A domain-containing protein, which gives rise to MSGYIEWIDDDLLCFCDEDDICCCFESDSYDSESSESEPESEDSDSYDFDMDQLRHLSQRHASSSRSNTASRSQHKSIPQLRQKSSSDGAKLGLAKSNVLWPNERCNLRVRFLNGDKFDQDTVKKCVTEHYNSIPMRLRFKFLEPGDPEHSDIRITFTNESKCLIGRSAENHRREPTMWLNMHRDSSMGAEARRAKRQYDILHEFGHALGMQHEHQHPECKVNWNMQVIQAKYGWSAEKVHDNFDRLTQGVKPAAYDPESIMHYPVDQGDTHSLVTYVPLATKLSEGDKKFLMAIYPKSTTVVKPPQKPPRIATKKPTHDDYMVQRLTAQLVMQYWMQNAMLEAIKSEERRLRRAQKEMEMMQYFFAPFVVNQVVLVPCYYWY